The Coccidioides posadasii str. Silveira chromosome 3, complete sequence genome contains a region encoding:
- the PPN1 gene encoding Endopolyphosphatase (SECRETED:SignalP(1-20)~EggNog:ENOG410QE5S~COG:I~BUSCO:3681at33183): MAKRPWILLLLAGWISGVTGQVQHPLQAGAEYSTEDDVLDNSDTPRLHGRFLHITDIHPDSHYKAFSNSDSRHDCHRGKGDAGSLGSAGTDCDSPFTLVNATFKWIQENLRDSIDFVVWTGDSARHDNDENIPRSKTEIIALNQAMVDSLRDVFSETSKGKMHLRIPIVPTIGNNDVMPHNIFHAGPNRWTTTYARMWSEFIPEEQRHSFVQGGWFYVEVIPNKLAVFSLNTMYFFASNNAVDGCYDKSQPGYEHMEWLRIQLQFIRDRSMKAILIGHVPPARTSSKQNWDETCWQKYTLWVKQYRDVVVGSMFGHMNIDHFMFQDFRDLKIGDQAAALEPDYEADSRDKMTTQSRTSYLRDLRDIWAKLPSPPSKSAKLRVLNRHKDILGATLRKSKKKYHRQIGGKWAERYAVSLVSPSVVPNYFPSLRIIEYNISGLDDSALWTHRHIKGAGDSHAKLYETSSFGSTWESDVELSKKKRRKKKKKQKDGKKPPRFTIPSPPSRTAPPGPAYSNQPFTWLGYTQLFANITEMNSKFRMPPSSWREYRLQQAEWPWPSSTTGNTSLKFEVEYNTRIDKLFKLKDMTVKSYLKLARRIARSPDLAQIQKDCVTYDDLKGCEHHPPQDVTKSETESPALHSFEEGNGTTTISRRNIWKIFLRRAFVGYFDDDELRNLIARP; the protein is encoded by the exons ATGGCCAAACGCCCGTGGATATTATTGCTGCTTGCCGGTTGGATATCTGGAGTTACCGGGCAAGTACAGCATCCACTTCAAGCGGGCGCCGAGTATAGCACTGAAGATGATGTTTTGGATAATTCGGACACACCGAGGCTGCATGGCCGTTTCCTCCACATAACAG ATATACACCCGGATTCCCATTACAAGGCTTTTTCCAATTCCGACTCGCGTCACGACTGTCACCGAGGCAAAGGAGATGCGGGGTCTCTGGGATCGGCTGGAACCGATTGCGACAGCCCCTTTACCCTCGTCAACGCTACGTTCAAATGGATACAAGAGAATCTTCGTGATTCGATTGATTTCGTGGTGTGGACCGGCGATTCGGCGCGACATGACAACGATGAAAATATCCCTCGCTCCAAAACCGAAATCATCGCATTGAACCAAGCCATGGTTGATAGCTTGCGCGACGTATTTTCCGAGACAAGCAAAGGGAAAATGCATCTGCGGATCCCAATCGTTCCCACGATAGGCAACAACGATGTGATGCCCCATAACATTTTTCATGCTGGCCCCAACCGTTGGACGACTACATACGCCCGCATGTGGAGTGAGTTCATCCCAGAAGAACAGCGTCATTCCTTCGTGCAAGGAGGTTGGTTTTACGTCGAAGTCATACCGAATAAGTTGGCGGTATTCAGCTTGAATACTATGTACTTCTTCGCCTCAAATAACGCTGTTGATGGATGCTATGATAAATCTCAGCCCGGATATGAACATATGGAATGGCTACGAATCCAACTTCAGTTTATAAGAGATAGGAGCATGAAAGCCATCCTGATAGGCCATGTTCCTCCAGCAAGAACATCTTCTAAGCAAAATTGGGACGAGACGTGTTGGCAAAAGTATACTTTATGGGTGAAGCAATACCGAGACGTGGTCGTCGGTAGTATGTTTGGGCATATGAATATAGACCATTTCATGTTCCAAGACTTCCGTGATTTGAAAATTGGAGACCAAGCCGCCGCTCTGGAACCAGACTATGAAGCAGATTCACGCGACAAGATGACAACACAGTCCCGGACAAGTTACCTTCGCGACCTCCGTGACATATGGGCTAAATTACCGTCACCACCTTCTAAGAGTGCCAAATTACGCGTGCTTAATAGGCACAAAGATATCCTTGGGGCCACCCTGAGAAAAtcgaaaaagaaatatcatcGACAAATAGGCGGAAAATGGGCCGAAAGATACGCAGTCTCGTTGGTGTCACCGAGCGTTGTTCCAAACTATTTTCCATCCCTCAGAATTATCGAGTATAATATCTCAGGCTTGGACGACTCCGCACTATGGACTCACCGCCACATCAAAGGTGCTGGTGATTCTCACGCTAAACTTTATGAAACTTCATCTTTTGGGAGCACATGGGAAAGCGACGTGGAACTGTCGAAGAAAAAGCgtcgaaaaaaaaagaagaaacaaaaagatgGAAAGAAACCACCAAGGTTTACGATACCATCACCACCTTCTCGCACGGCGCCACCAGGACCAGCTTATTCAAACCAGCCTTTCACTTGGTTAGGATATACCCAACTTTTTGCCAATATTACGGAAATGAACTCGAAATTTAGGATGCCCCCTTCAAGCTGGCGTGAGTACCGGCTGCAGCAAGCTGAATGGCCGTGGCCCAGCAGCACCACCGGAAACACATCGTTGAAATTCGAAGTCGAATACAACACTCGTATCGATAAGCTATTTAAACTGAAAGACATGACCGTAAAGAGTTATTTAAAGCTGGCGAGAAGGATTGCGAGGAGTCCAGACCTCGCTCAGATCCAGAAAGACTGCGTTACCTACGATGACCTCAAAGGTTGCGAACACCACCCACCCCAAGACGTCACCAAGTCGGAAACCGAAAGTCCAGCTCTACATTCTTTTGAAGAGGGAAATGGGACAACAACCATTTCTCGGAGAAATATTTGGAAAATATTCCTGCGAAGGGCATTTGTTGGGtattttgatgatgatgagctACGCAACTTAATTGCACGCCCTTAA